One Trichosurus vulpecula isolate mTriVul1 chromosome 7, mTriVul1.pri, whole genome shotgun sequence genomic region harbors:
- the YIPF3 gene encoding protein YIPF3, which translates to MDLPVSTSTASGWSRLNIRSSSFWSIPGWGDACLPYPTLTPWAWALPHPFAQQLREPEWREPSRDMASPVAPAGGTRNGASPEWGGFEENIQGGGSAVIDMENMDDTSGSSFEDMGELHQRLREEEVDADAAAAEEEDGEFLGMKGFKGQLSRQVADQMWQAGKRQASKAFSLYANIDILRPYFDVEPAQVRSRLLESMIPVKMVSFPQKIAGELYGPLMLVFTLVAILLHGMKTSDTIIREGTLMGTAIGTCFGYWLGVSSFIYFLAYLCNAQITMLQMLALLGYGLFGHCIVLFITYNIHLHALFYLFWLLVGGLSTLRMVAVLVSRTVGPTQRLLLCGTLATLHMLFLLYLHFAYHKVVEGILDTLEGPNVPPIQRVPRDIPIAGLPIAVLNATAKAVAPTLQPH; encoded by the exons ATGGACCTGCCTGTTTCCACGTCTACAGCTTCCGGGTGGAGTCGCCTAAACATCCGGTCGTCTTCCTTTTGGAGCATCCCAGGGTGGGGGGACGCCtgtctcccctaccccaccctcaCTCCCTGGGCCTgggccctcccccaccccttcgcGCAGCAGTTGCGCGAGCCCGAGTGGCGGGAACCTTCGAGGGACATGGCAAGCCCGGTGGCCCCGGCGGGAGGTACCCGGAATGGGGCCTCCCCCGAGTGGGGGGGCTTCGAGGAGAATATCCAG GGTGGAGGCTCAGCAGTGATTGACATGGAAAACATGGACGACACATCAGGATCTAGCTTCGAAGATATGGGGGAGCTGCACCAGCGGCTCCGTGAAGAAGAGGTGGATGCTgatgcagctgctgctgaggaggaggatggagaaTTCCTGGGAATGAAGGGTTTCAAGGGACAGCTGAGTCGACAGGTGGCTGATCAA aTGTGGCAGGCAGGGAAGAGACAGGCCTCCAAGGCCTTCAGCCTTTATGCCAATATCGACATCCTCAGGCCTTACTTTGATGTGGAGCCTGCCCAAGTTCGAAGCCG GCTCCTGGAGTCCATGATCCCTGTCAAGATGGTCAGCTTTCCCCAG AAAATTGCTGGCGAACTCTATGGGCCTCTCATGCTGGTGTTCACCCTGGTTGCCATTCTCCTCCATGGGATGAAGACGTCTGATACCATCATC cGGGAAGGTACTCTGATGGGCACTGCCATTGGCACCTGCTTTGGCTACTGGCTAGGCGTCTCATCCTTCATTTACTTCTTGGCTTACCTGTGTAATGCACAGATCACCATGCTCCAGATGCTGGCACTGCTG GGCTACGGACTCTTTGGACATTGCATCGTTCTCTTCATCACCTACAACATCCATCTCCATgctctcttctatctcttctggCTGTTGGTGGGGGGGTTGTCCACCCTGCGCAtg GTGGCGGTGCTAGTATCAAGGACGGTGGGTCCCACACAGCGACTGCTTCTCTGCGGGACCCTTGCTACCCTGCACATGCTCTTCTTACTCTACCTGCATTTTGCCTACCACAAAGTTGTGGAGG gGATCCTGGATACCCTCGAGGGTCCCAACGTCCCCCCCATCCAGAGAGTCCCCAGGGACATTCCCATCGCTGGGCTTCCTATTGCTGTGCTCAATGCCACAGCCAAGGCTGTTGCCCCGACTCTGCAGCCACACTGA
- the LRRC73 gene encoding leucine-rich repeat-containing protein 73, translated as MLPSSIQISGEPLSSAEVRDICRGLRDNAVRLLSLRGCRLCDRDFARICRALAGASSLAQLNLNLGVVSSPGRVKQLAEALRVNRSVQSLFLHGSPLTDAGLALLNPALALHPALVALDLGDCMLGDEAINLICGLLPPDGAKSGLKELTLSANPGITPKGWSRLAIAVAHSSQVRVLNLDYNPLGDHVAGMLAVAVASSRTLEVLDLEGTGLTNQSAQTLLDMVENYPTALRSLVLTENSISPELQQQICDLLSEGEEEEEAAAAGDGGRVQDRDRDGELDTRQRGGSWICPSDPGSQMVLMTSGLGDSLLAETEM; from the exons ATGCTGCCCAGCTCCATCCAGATCTCCGGGGAGCCGCTGTCGAGCGCCGAGGTGCGGGACATCTGCCGCGGCCTGCGGGACAACGCCGTGCGCCTGCTGTCCCTGCGCGGCTGCCGCCTCTGCGACCGTGACTTCGCCCGCATCTGCCGCGCCCTGGCCGGAGCCTCGTCCCTGGCGCAGCTCAACCTCAATCTGGGCGTCGTGTCCAGCCCCGGGCGCGTCAAGCAGCTGGCCGAAGCCCTCAGGGTCAACCGCTCCGTCCAGTCCCTCTT cctTCATGGGAGCCCCCTGACAGATGCTGGACTGGCCCTGCTCAACCCTGCCCTGGCTCTGCACCCTGCCCTTGTGGCCCTAGACTTAGGTGACTGCATGCTGGGGGATGAAGCCATCAATCTCATCTGTGGTCTCCTGCCCCCTGATGGGGCTAAGTCAG GCCTTAAGGAGCTGACCCTCAGTGCCAACCCTGGAATCACCCCCAAGGGCTGGAGCAGGCTTGCCATCGCTGTGGCCCACAGCTCCCAGGTCCGAGTCCTCAATCTGGACTACAACCCCCTGG GTGACCATGTGGCAGGGATgttggctgtggctgtggcctCCAGTCGCACCCTCGAGGTCCTGGACTTGGAAGGTACTGGGCTTACCAACCAGTCAGCCCAG ACCCTACTGGACATGGTGGAGAATTATCCTACGGCTTTGCGGAGCCTGGTGTTGACTGAGAACAGTATCAGCCCAGAGCTGCAGCAGCAGATTTGTGACCTACTCTCAGAGGgcgaagaggaggaggaggcggctgCAGCAGGAGACGGTGGCCGGGTCCAGGATAGGGATCGAGATGGGGAGCTCGATACTCGCCAGAGGGGTGGATCCTGGATCTGCCCCAGTG ATCCTGGCTCCCAGATGGTACTGATGACATCAGGACTGGGAGATAGTCTGTTGGCTGAGACTGAGATGTGA